A genomic region of Deltaproteobacteria bacterium contains the following coding sequences:
- a CDS encoding diguanylate cyclase, with product MTEHPVAAARKVVVLDEPAHTGRRLAETVRGAGLAAEDVPTLEAIPEALRGARARVAVLALEALEPSPEAKLRKLREQSAGVRLIVVYSDEAPRLALAQRLWMVGLLDYLVPRSLAPHELTPVLRQAQADALIEEATHGPANDEPLTPLGYRLRLLQQLAAAFATQWNVEGLLRELHMKLPQLLDYNMLEVLLLERPRARIHVQQTRPAVHEAIWQLAERTCAALDPFVEHPLRPEQMELVAGSPPPDAEADPVANDDGAVLTLPMVVRGEVVGCLGLQTAPGVAVGPEERSVLQLVAHQLATSITHAQSLRAAERASLIDELTGAHNRRFMRRTLETEWRRAKRYKAQLTVAMVDLDRFKQLNDEFGHLVGDEVLRTLASLMRQHLRDTDHLVRYGGDEFLLLLPETGPSEGALVLERLRLVLARQPLRIGGGARPLLLAFSAGVASFPSSSVATVEELVELADRALLAAKRSGRGRTCLASGQGFTEPSGVLELADLEGGKRRFPRVPAEIKVRYVELPDFQAHVVPAEATDISPGGIAVRDPERRLQQDGYALVYLEEDEKPLLSQVVWSSETPTGEPSAGLRFLKREELGPGAQGVGLHPALVVAQDGVPHERLFHVLRAAGYAPQRLDDQTELLLPLGVYDYPLLLAGPSDLRGWVGARLREVPAVLGTQQRIIVLNGLTGDAQPREDDDPGVTSEDRLWITLSKLVVGQYFGLKKYLQLGAEPTLWAVGDARQRTAALDQLRAVTEQARCTPHLVEAIVAGLEELTASAIRPPSTHPDRPTRPVLLECGSDGELLAIALVDEHGQLSAEVIYDALGLALLPNEEKRAGAAPWAAFRSLVQSLDQLAVNIEPGSCTELVGILNLQRGR from the coding sequence GTGACCGAGCACCCGGTAGCGGCGGCGCGGAAGGTGGTGGTTCTGGACGAGCCGGCGCACACGGGTCGCCGACTGGCCGAGACGGTGCGCGGGGCCGGGCTCGCGGCCGAGGACGTTCCGACCCTCGAGGCGATCCCCGAGGCGCTGCGGGGGGCGCGCGCGCGCGTCGCCGTGCTGGCGCTCGAGGCGCTCGAGCCCTCCCCCGAGGCCAAGCTGCGCAAGCTGCGCGAGCAGAGCGCGGGGGTGCGCCTCATCGTCGTCTACTCCGACGAGGCGCCGCGCCTCGCGCTGGCCCAGCGGCTCTGGATGGTGGGACTCCTCGATTACCTCGTCCCCCGGTCGCTGGCGCCGCACGAGCTCACGCCCGTCCTCCGCCAGGCGCAGGCCGACGCACTCATCGAAGAGGCCACGCACGGGCCCGCGAACGACGAGCCGCTCACCCCGCTCGGGTACCGCCTCAGGCTCCTGCAGCAGCTCGCCGCCGCCTTCGCCACGCAGTGGAACGTGGAGGGGCTTTTGCGCGAGCTGCACATGAAGCTCCCGCAGCTGCTCGACTACAACATGCTCGAGGTGCTGCTCCTCGAGAGGCCGCGCGCCCGCATCCACGTGCAGCAGACGCGCCCCGCCGTGCACGAAGCGATCTGGCAGCTCGCCGAGCGGACCTGCGCCGCGCTCGACCCGTTCGTCGAGCATCCGCTGCGACCCGAGCAGATGGAGCTCGTGGCGGGCTCGCCGCCGCCGGACGCGGAGGCCGACCCCGTGGCGAACGACGACGGGGCGGTGCTGACCCTGCCCATGGTGGTGCGCGGCGAGGTGGTCGGCTGCCTCGGGCTCCAGACCGCGCCGGGAGTTGCCGTGGGGCCCGAGGAGCGCAGCGTGCTCCAGCTCGTGGCGCACCAGCTCGCCACCTCGATCACGCACGCCCAGTCGCTCCGCGCGGCGGAGAGAGCCTCGCTCATCGACGAGCTCACGGGGGCCCACAACCGGCGGTTCATGCGGCGCACGCTCGAGACCGAGTGGCGGCGCGCCAAGCGCTACAAGGCGCAGCTCACCGTCGCGATGGTGGACCTGGATCGTTTCAAGCAGCTCAACGACGAGTTCGGCCACCTGGTGGGCGACGAGGTCCTCCGCACCCTCGCCTCCCTGATGCGGCAGCACCTGCGCGACACCGATCATCTGGTGCGCTACGGGGGCGACGAGTTCCTGCTCCTCCTGCCCGAGACGGGGCCGAGCGAAGGGGCGCTGGTGCTCGAGCGGCTGCGACTGGTCCTCGCGCGGCAGCCGCTCCGCATCGGCGGCGGCGCGCGTCCGCTGCTGCTGGCCTTCAGCGCGGGGGTGGCCTCGTTTCCGTCGAGCAGCGTGGCGACGGTCGAGGAGCTGGTCGAGCTCGCCGACCGCGCGCTCCTGGCCGCCAAGCGCAGCGGTCGCGGGCGCACCTGTCTCGCCTCGGGCCAGGGCTTCACCGAACCGAGCGGGGTGCTCGAGCTGGCCGACCTGGAAGGGGGAAAGCGCCGCTTTCCGCGCGTGCCCGCCGAGATCAAGGTGCGCTACGTCGAGCTGCCCGACTTCCAGGCGCACGTCGTGCCGGCCGAGGCGACGGACATCAGCCCGGGAGGGATCGCCGTACGCGACCCGGAGCGACGCCTGCAGCAGGACGGCTACGCGCTCGTCTACCTGGAGGAGGACGAGAAGCCGCTCCTCTCGCAGGTGGTCTGGTCGAGCGAGACGCCGACGGGAGAGCCGAGCGCGGGGCTGCGCTTTCTCAAGCGCGAGGAGCTCGGCCCCGGGGCGCAGGGCGTGGGGCTGCACCCGGCTCTCGTCGTGGCGCAGGACGGCGTTCCGCACGAACGGCTCTTCCACGTGCTGCGCGCGGCGGGGTACGCACCGCAACGGCTCGACGACCAGACGGAGCTCTTGCTCCCGCTCGGGGTCTACGACTACCCGCTCCTGCTCGCCGGCCCGTCGGACCTGCGCGGCTGGGTCGGGGCGCGGCTACGCGAGGTTCCCGCAGTCCTTGGCACTCAGCAGCGCATCATCGTCTTGAACGGCCTCACCGGCGACGCGCAGCCCCGCGAGGACGACGACCCCGGGGTCACCTCCGAGGACCGCCTCTGGATCACGCTGAGCAAGCTCGTGGTCGGCCAGTACTTCGGCCTGAAGAAGTACCTGCAGCTCGGGGCCGAACCGACGCTGTGGGCCGTGGGAGACGCCCGTCAGCGCACCGCCGCGCTGGATCAGCTTCGCGCGGTGACCGAGCAGGCCCGCTGCACGCCGCATCTCGTGGAGGCGATCGTCGCCGGGCTCGAGGAGCTCACGGCGAGCGCGATCCGTCCCCCTTCCACGCACCCCGATCGCCCGACGCGACCGGTGCTCCTCGAGTGCGGCAGCGATGGGGAGCTGCTTGCCATCGCGCTCGTGGACGAGCACGGCCAGCTCAGCGCCGAGGTGATCTACGACGCGCTCGGCCTCGCGCTCCTCCCCAACGAGGAGAAACGCGCGGGC
- a CDS encoding RNA polymerase sigma factor, which translates to MDDHRTWRELYDAHFAYVYRLSYSLGVNAADAEDLAQRVFLVVHDKLRKDPEQVVTHPKAWLRAITVRVVADHRRWKVVRRVKQWLVPAAAQATSENPSTPEERSSAAQAQKQVQAVLARMSPKLREVLVLLEIEELELSEVAELLGIPVNTVRSRKRLAREQFHALWRAEFDAEPSHG; encoded by the coding sequence ATGGACGACCATCGCACCTGGCGCGAGCTTTACGACGCGCACTTTGCCTACGTCTATCGTCTGAGCTACAGCCTGGGAGTGAACGCTGCCGACGCCGAGGATCTGGCCCAGCGGGTCTTTCTGGTGGTCCACGACAAGCTGCGCAAGGACCCCGAGCAGGTCGTGACGCATCCGAAGGCCTGGCTGCGCGCCATCACGGTGCGCGTCGTGGCCGATCATCGCCGCTGGAAGGTGGTGCGGCGGGTGAAGCAGTGGCTCGTCCCCGCGGCGGCGCAGGCCACCTCGGAGAACCCGTCCACTCCGGAAGAGCGCTCGAGCGCGGCGCAGGCGCAAAAGCAGGTGCAGGCGGTGCTCGCGCGCATGAGCCCGAAGCTCCGCGAGGTGCTCGTGCTCCTCGAGATCGAGGAGCTCGAGCTCTCCGAGGTGGCCGAGCTCCTCGGGATTCCGGTGAACACGGTGCGCTCGCGCAAGCGGCTGGCGCGCGAGCAGTTCCACGCGCTCTGGCGCGCGGAGTTCGACGCGGAGCCGAGCCATGGATGA
- the bamD gene encoding outer membrane protein assembly factor BamD has protein sequence MDERRSPELEALSRTLREVEPPVGAQQRVRRAVEDGLRRRRRRRKIGYALLLIPASAAAVMVVRTLRQPPERPPMVRQVEEARRSVSEAKAKATVEPVKQPEVPASAPVTELETQPVPEAAVERPAERSAKRRRVVAKRAQPSPPDAAAPKPAPEPSALSLEVAAYRAAQALQRRDDRAALASFRGMRQRWPQGSLVHEVDLRIIETLLRLRELATARAEARRFLARYPASPKAAQVRTILEADGGPGGGPGSRAP, from the coding sequence ATGGATGAGCGGCGCTCCCCCGAGCTCGAGGCGCTCTCGCGCACGCTGCGCGAGGTCGAGCCACCCGTCGGTGCGCAGCAGCGGGTCCGACGCGCCGTCGAGGACGGCCTGCGTCGTCGTCGGCGTCGCCGCAAGATCGGCTACGCGCTGCTCCTCATCCCGGCCTCTGCAGCCGCGGTGATGGTGGTGCGCACGTTGCGCCAGCCGCCCGAGCGACCGCCCATGGTGCGGCAGGTGGAAGAGGCGCGGCGCAGCGTCTCGGAGGCGAAGGCGAAAGCGACGGTCGAGCCGGTGAAGCAGCCCGAGGTCCCGGCGAGCGCGCCGGTGACGGAGCTCGAGACGCAGCCGGTGCCCGAGGCCGCGGTCGAACGTCCGGCCGAGCGTTCGGCGAAGCGACGGCGCGTGGTGGCGAAACGCGCGCAACCCTCCCCGCCCGACGCTGCGGCGCCGAAGCCGGCCCCCGAGCCGTCGGCGCTCTCGCTGGAGGTCGCGGCGTATCGAGCGGCGCAAGCGCTCCAGCGGCGGGACGACCGTGCGGCCCTGGCGAGCTTCCGCGGCATGCGGCAGCGCTGGCCACAGGGGTCGCTCGTCCACGAGGTAGACCTGCGGATCATCGAGACGCTCCTCCGGCTGCGCGAGCTCGCGACCGCGCGGGCCGAGGCGAGGCGCTTTCTCGCGCGCTACCCGGCGAGCCCCAAGGCGGCCCAGGTGAGGACGATCCTCGAGGCGGACGGCGGGCCCGGCGGCGGCCCGGGGAGTCGCGCACCATGA
- a CDS encoding prohibitin family protein, with translation MRVLRVLGGAFKRTGYLCRAAASAVLLGIIETMSSRRGRMVLGLLALVGLGVAVTLSRPVRTIEPGEVGLRVNRVTGGVSQLHEGWALVLPGVHQLRRYPLRDQIYQPAGSARSKGRSPFQSVEGLSVGVEVTVRYALDPERVERVARALPEDVSTQLIRPVIDGVLHRTFARHTVREIFSGKRAEIERHVRGELTALLGKDGVTVKDVFLGNVDLPAEYRRGLEGLLGEGLRAEKMRYTLELKQKQLKQTEIEALGEKLKREKAAEAAGQEQIIAARARAEAMKHVLPLKQKEIEQRRLEAEASKVTRLKQAEADAEARRIESRGEADSRRRLADAEAYRLDVTGKAQSAQLARDGVLIAKNPLLIQKTLADKLSDKIQVIIAPPSKDFFGNDLLGLPSTRTAARGDK, from the coding sequence ATGCGCGTTCTTCGAGTCCTGGGCGGAGCCTTCAAACGGACGGGGTACCTCTGCCGGGCCGCGGCCTCGGCGGTGCTCCTCGGGATCATCGAGACCATGAGCAGCCGGCGAGGGCGCATGGTCCTCGGGCTCCTCGCGCTGGTCGGGCTCGGCGTGGCCGTGACCCTGAGCCGGCCGGTGCGCACCATCGAGCCGGGGGAGGTAGGCCTGCGCGTGAACCGCGTGACCGGGGGGGTCTCGCAGCTCCACGAAGGCTGGGCGCTCGTACTCCCCGGCGTGCACCAGCTCCGCCGCTACCCGCTGCGCGACCAGATCTACCAGCCCGCCGGGAGCGCGCGGTCGAAGGGGCGCTCCCCCTTCCAGTCGGTGGAGGGGCTGTCGGTCGGCGTGGAGGTGACCGTGCGCTACGCCCTCGACCCCGAGCGCGTGGAACGGGTCGCGCGCGCCCTCCCCGAGGACGTGAGCACGCAGCTCATCCGGCCGGTGATCGACGGCGTGCTGCACCGCACCTTCGCGCGTCACACCGTGCGCGAAATCTTCTCCGGCAAGCGGGCCGAGATCGAGCGCCACGTGCGCGGCGAGCTGACGGCGCTGCTCGGCAAGGACGGCGTGACGGTGAAGGACGTATTCCTCGGCAACGTGGACCTGCCGGCCGAGTACCGTCGCGGGCTCGAGGGGCTCCTCGGCGAGGGGCTGCGCGCCGAGAAGATGCGCTACACGCTCGAGCTGAAGCAGAAGCAGCTCAAGCAGACGGAGATCGAGGCGCTCGGGGAGAAGCTCAAGCGCGAGAAGGCCGCGGAGGCCGCCGGGCAGGAGCAGATCATCGCCGCGCGCGCGCGGGCCGAGGCGATGAAGCACGTGCTGCCGCTCAAGCAGAAGGAGATCGAGCAGCGGCGCCTCGAGGCGGAGGCCTCGAAGGTCACGCGGCTCAAACAGGCCGAAGCGGACGCCGAGGCGCGGCGCATCGAATCGCGGGGCGAGGCCGACTCGCGCCGCCGGCTGGCCGACGCCGAGGCGTATCGCCTGGACGTGACGGGCAAGGCGCAGTCGGCGCAGCTCGCCCGCGACGGGGTGCTCATCGCCAAGAACCCGCTGCTCATCCAGAAGACCCTGGCCGACAAGCTGTCGGACAAGATCCAGGTGATCATCGCGCCGCCGAGCAAGGACTTCTTCGGCAACGACCTGCTCGGCCTCCCCTCCACGCGCACCGCGGCGAGGGGTGACAAATGA
- a CDS encoding phosphodiester glycosidase family protein, which translates to MSQDPPAPQCGTNRAARAGTARAERAPRNALAFLRVVGFLAASLVAFPSFAQWSKVGVGIEYRAFRVNGENDAFVTRLDRKESRAILDTAIAKDSLASGRETVSSMAARTNGTVGYWGESDAKPYTVVAAINGDFFDLTTGVPESGQIVGGWYAKRFNDVTAYSGFVWKLDRTVFLGECVKHDKNKQLVRYGATGPTQPLAGLNRARKDNELVVYTRHWATTTGTAATGSEVRVRLDRPALIVPSPNGVSGKVLEVRRNQGNTPLGPNEVVLSASGNAATTLLAQATVGQTVQLSQEVSAFDPSCKQAGGVDWSKAYASLGGNWIFLKGGVVQDLSAKQGAVIVNPRTAIAYNADYVFFVVVDGRSARSKGMNMAELGAFCKDELQATDGINQDGGGSSTLWVNGTVKNVPSDGAERPVANAIMMITVPGAAGTPDGGPTADLSAPVGDAYIDGSPRPTDGGSSSGGGDHVTGEAGAGSPASGGGCGCDATTPGGPLYPEARLVPALLALLLGAALRGAGKRRGSRNGDRR; encoded by the coding sequence ATGAGCCAGGACCCTCCAGCGCCGCAGTGCGGCACGAACCGGGCGGCGCGCGCCGGGACCGCCCGGGCGGAGCGGGCGCCGCGAAACGCCCTCGCCTTCCTCCGCGTGGTGGGCTTTCTCGCCGCGTCGCTCGTCGCCTTCCCGAGCTTCGCGCAGTGGTCCAAGGTGGGGGTGGGGATCGAGTACCGCGCCTTCCGCGTCAACGGCGAGAACGACGCCTTCGTCACGCGCCTCGACCGCAAGGAGTCGCGCGCCATCCTGGACACGGCGATCGCCAAGGACTCGCTCGCCAGCGGCCGCGAGACGGTCTCCAGCATGGCCGCGCGCACGAACGGCACGGTCGGGTACTGGGGGGAGTCCGACGCCAAGCCCTACACGGTGGTCGCGGCGATCAACGGGGACTTCTTCGACCTGACCACGGGCGTGCCGGAGAGCGGCCAGATCGTCGGCGGCTGGTACGCCAAGCGCTTCAACGACGTCACCGCCTACTCGGGCTTCGTCTGGAAGCTCGACCGCACCGTCTTCCTCGGGGAGTGCGTCAAGCACGACAAGAACAAGCAGCTCGTGCGGTACGGCGCGACGGGCCCGACCCAGCCGCTCGCCGGCCTGAACCGCGCGCGCAAGGACAACGAGCTCGTGGTCTACACCCGGCACTGGGCCACCACGACGGGCACCGCCGCCACCGGCTCCGAGGTGCGCGTCCGTCTGGACCGGCCGGCCCTCATCGTGCCGTCGCCGAACGGCGTGAGCGGCAAGGTGCTCGAGGTGCGCCGGAACCAGGGGAACACCCCGCTCGGGCCGAACGAGGTCGTCCTCTCCGCCTCGGGCAACGCCGCCACCACGCTGCTGGCCCAGGCCACCGTCGGACAGACGGTCCAGCTCTCGCAGGAGGTCAGCGCCTTCGACCCGAGCTGCAAGCAAGCGGGCGGGGTCGACTGGAGCAAGGCCTACGCCAGCCTGGGAGGCAACTGGATCTTTCTCAAGGGCGGCGTCGTGCAGGACCTCTCGGCCAAGCAAGGGGCCGTGATCGTGAACCCGCGCACCGCCATCGCCTACAACGCCGACTACGTCTTCTTCGTGGTGGTGGATGGCCGCTCGGCGCGCAGCAAGGGCATGAACATGGCCGAGCTCGGTGCGTTCTGCAAAGACGAGCTCCAGGCGACGGACGGCATCAACCAGGACGGCGGCGGCTCGAGCACGCTGTGGGTGAACGGGACCGTCAAGAACGTGCCGTCGGACGGCGCGGAGCGGCCGGTGGCGAACGCGATCATGATGATCACCGTGCCGGGCGCCGCGGGGACTCCCGATGGGGGACCTACCGCTGACCTGAGCGCACCCGTCGGAGATGCCTATATCGATGGATCGCCTCGACCCACCGACGGCGGCTCAAGCAGCGGAGGGGGCGACCACGTGACGGGCGAGGCGGGGGCTGGCTCCCCTGCCTCCGGTGGAGGCTGCGGGTGCGACGCGACGACGCCCGGAGGCCCTCTCTACCCGGAGGCGCGGCTCGTCCCCGCCCTCCTGGCCCTGCTCCTCGGCGCGGCGCTTCGCGGCGCGGGGAAGCGGCGCGGCTCACGGAATGGAGATCGTCGGTAG
- a CDS encoding multicopper oxidase domain-containing protein: protein MAARHTPFDRKTHLAHALAGAVLVATGFAGCYDAPHGQAARVMRDPLELPPVIRRTTPTTVNVDLVTKEIIADVGADRPTLVWTFNGKIPGPLIRVMEGDTVVLRLTNEAGSREPHSIDLHAVVGPGGGHAVTEVAPGKTAELRFKATRQGAYIYHCAAEGMPWEHLAYGMYGAILVEPPGGLPSVDRELYVVQSEWYLGRGGGEEHEEEGSSAHAPMPKDVLVLDEAAASAEHPLLFTWNGHKSALTDAAFFGERMRVPQGGRVRVVFGNAGPNLPSSFHVIGAIFDQVFTGHFGTPLRNEETVLVPPGSAAVFEFDALVPGVYTMVDHALFRVPKGAVGNLHVDPKGTFPSDLYAPKPSGPMAGAHGTP, encoded by the coding sequence ATGGCGGCACGTCACACCCCCTTCGATCGGAAGACGCACCTCGCTCACGCGCTGGCGGGCGCCGTGCTGGTTGCGACGGGATTCGCCGGCTGCTACGACGCGCCCCACGGCCAGGCCGCGCGCGTGATGAGAGACCCGCTCGAGCTCCCGCCGGTCATCCGGCGCACGACGCCCACGACGGTGAACGTGGACCTCGTGACCAAGGAGATCATCGCCGACGTGGGTGCCGACCGCCCGACGCTGGTCTGGACCTTCAACGGCAAGATCCCCGGGCCCCTCATCCGCGTGATGGAGGGCGACACCGTCGTCCTCCGCCTCACGAACGAGGCCGGCAGTCGCGAGCCGCACAGCATCGACCTGCACGCGGTCGTGGGCCCCGGCGGCGGGCACGCGGTCACGGAGGTGGCCCCCGGCAAGACCGCCGAGCTGCGCTTCAAGGCCACGCGGCAAGGGGCCTACATCTATCACTGCGCGGCCGAGGGGATGCCCTGGGAGCACCTGGCGTACGGCATGTACGGGGCCATCCTCGTCGAGCCGCCGGGGGGCCTACCCTCGGTGGACCGCGAGCTCTACGTGGTGCAGAGCGAGTGGTACCTCGGGCGCGGCGGCGGGGAGGAGCACGAGGAGGAGGGGAGCTCGGCGCACGCTCCGATGCCGAAGGACGTGCTGGTCCTCGACGAGGCCGCGGCGAGCGCGGAGCACCCGCTCCTCTTCACCTGGAACGGGCACAAGAGCGCGCTCACCGACGCGGCCTTCTTCGGCGAGCGGATGCGCGTCCCGCAAGGGGGGCGCGTGCGCGTCGTCTTCGGCAACGCGGGGCCGAACCTCCCGTCGAGCTTTCACGTCATCGGGGCCATCTTCGACCAGGTCTTCACGGGGCACTTCGGAACGCCTCTCCGCAACGAAGAGACGGTGCTCGTCCCGCCCGGCTCGGCCGCGGTCTTCGAGTTCGACGCGCTCGTGCCCGGGGTCTACACCATGGTCGACCACGCGCTCTTCCGCGTGCCGAAGGGGGCCGTCGGCAACCTGCACGTGGACCCGAAGGGAACCTTCCCGTCGGACCTCTACGCCCCCAAGCCCAGCGGCCCGATGGCGGGAGCGCACGGGACGCCGTAG